The nucleotide window ctgtttctttggcaactaAATTGCgtaccttacccaattgtttgaatagccTTCTGTTTGAACACTTTTACCTCCCATGAGCACTTGAATGGGTTTGACAtatgcaaaagttaaagtgtggggtggtggtttggttttgaGTGGAGCCAATGAAATAGAGGAAAGGTGCAGTTTTGAAGAATAAAAGAAGCGCcacgaaaaaaaataaaaataaaaataaaataaaataacaaataaatagatATAGTAGTTAATAAGTGGTGGCTTGATGCAAATGCACCTAAAGAAATGGGATGTTATAAATAAATTGTGGAAAATGTCTGGTTGACATAAGAATGATATGGAATGTTAATGTgttttgtattaaaagtgcttagggaggctagtcactatatccaaatatatcttgcccatcccttagcctacattacaaccaagtaaagtcctaattgatcttaAACTGGAtaggctcgattagtagagtattacactacgggcaagcatatggtgcatctttgtggcatgtgaatgttcttttggAGAGTGAGTGAATGTTGTCCatctgagttcctaattgttttcAATCATATTaattgtggaactactctcttgtgtgatgtgaggtcatgtgattcacgaaggaaagaTAAGTCTTGACTTCTGTATAGAGTAGTTTGAGTAAGTGCGAATATTGCATGGTACGAGAGATTCGACTTATGAGGCAAATGTTATTCACTACTAGGTGCAACCTTGGTAAATTGTTTAAGGTATGATTCGTTAAGGGAACAGCTTAGGGAAGGAACTTTGATAGAGTGTGGCGGATTGCTAGAGGACTAGCAATGACTTAAGCGTGGGGTGTTTATATTAGGCTATATAGATGATATTTACATCTTAATATTACcatgctttattgttgttttataggcgaattgataacaaaatgctctaattggtGTTCTTCTGCTTCGCAGGGAATAATCTATGTAAGGAAGCACCACAGAGTATTTTGGAGGCAATAATGTGAAGAAAATGCCCAATCAAGAAGTACCTGAgcacaaagaagcaaaaatggactgagtgaaatccaccacaatcgcggtggaaccgcgacaGATCAAGTAATCGAGGCAGAACGTTCAGCGTTCACCGCGGTCCTGCCGAGACCGCGGTGAACTGTTCACGCGCCAGAAAGTTTGGGGACCAAAGTGTAATTCGGGGAAAACTTGTTCCAAACCATTATAAACTTTAGAAGCTTGCCCAAGACAAAAAAAAAGGGCTGGTTTTTAGActactttggaggcaagaacaagtgtgagaagagcaATCAAACATTAGAGTTCTTCTATCTTCTCTTTGTTATTGCAATTACCCACTATGAATAATTCAGTAGTTTTATCTTgttttgttatgagtagctaatttcttagtctaaggttttgatgaaacctattgaaggatgaacttcttgttatattaatatagtttgcccagtttaatctctatttgttcagcTATgtgcttgttgtagttaattgataggatcttcaattagttgtgcctatttaatGTGCATatctcgggagagagtgcatatctaggtaattgttgaacaacactactcccaaagtatataagggatcaataaccgagggtttaaaggaaggattagggataacgaagcctgggtgcaatctaaagtgagctgtaataaataaagctagctagcgtaactcgggagagtgcgctTAGTgaattgtcgtgattactcgggagagatttacggtaataagagtgctcatgattgatagagactaTTTAGTGaatctatgtgaaacataacTGGAAGGGATTTCATCAACAGGGGAAATCGTAACCTTAGaaccttctcttaattgtttacaacttaatcatagcTAGTTTTCAGTTGCTTATTTACTTTCATTCGTAGTTAGTAGAAACATCATCAAATGTTATTCACaacgtttgggaagttgattcCGTGAAAATTAGTAAGTCTAacaagagtaattgataggttaattccttgtgggttcgactctgggctaaatactcaggttatatttgcaacgtccgagtgtcctttttataaggcatagttggacgTGATCACGGATAATGGGGTATGTATCTTGCATTAAGCATgaacaattaacaaaaaaagaGTAAGGTTGTTGGGGTTGTTTTTTTAATGGAGTgtcgaatttttttattttttttacccatAAGCAACTTTATTCATGTTATATGTAGGTCAATTTTTTTATACATACAGTCAGATCTCTCTAAAACAACATTTCTATATAaaagtcattcactataaaagtcataTTTTTCTCGGAaccaatttttatattatgttataatatatagcATTTTCTTTTGTAACTAACTTTTTGTATTAATCAGCAGTAATAACTGTACAAAGAGCTATAACTAGCTAACTCAGCTAACTATTATATTTACAAATGAATCTCAGATCTTTTCCTAGACTCCCTTTAGAATCTATATCTATGTACTATCTCAGCTATTCTAGAGGAGCTCGCGCACAACATACACATGCAATCTCCTTTGTTATTCTTTCCCAGCCTACACCTGCCTTCTTAAATATTCCTTTGTTCCTCTCAATCCATATGCAATGTACTGCCTCTATGTATAACATCTTGAAGAGTTGGGCTTCTCGTGATTTCCCCTTAGTTCTCTTGATCACTTCCTGCACATGTTGCTCTCAATCCACTGCTGCTATGCTTTGGCTATGTGACCATTGCATTAGCTTGTTCATCACTGCCTTCATGTAGTCATATTCCACATAGAGATGGTCTCTAGATTCCTCTGCTTGGTGGCATAGGTTGCACTTGCTCTTTGTCTCCATACCCCAATTAGTCAGCCTATCTGATGTTTGTAGTCTATTCTGCATTTGTAGCCAAAGTGTAAATTGAGCTTTTGGTCTTCCAGCATTTCCAAACATCATACACTTCGATGGAATCCTTGGTTGTTCTCCCAGTAAATGTAGGTAGATTTGATTAATGACACTCTTTCCTGTGTAAATATGTATGGTTTCCAGCTCTAAGATATTCTTTGCTTCCGGGATTTTCCTCACCATCCAGCTTGCTTGTTTCGGCACTGTTACATGTTACATCTATTGCCCTTTTATATAGTATGTATGTATCCACATTATCCAAAGCTTGTCTTTTTTGCTTGCAAGATCCCGGTACAACTTTATTATAGCTGCCTTGTTCCATAACCTTAAATTTATCATGTTCCATCCTAAACTATTTTTTGGAGTACAAACTTTGTCCCAGGAGATGAGTGCTTTCCTTGTTATTACATTGTTGCCTGCCCATAAGTAGCTCCTGCAGAATCCTTCCACTGTTCTCATCACCTTTGCTGGAAGTACAAACAATTGTGCCCAATAGGATTGAACCCCAAATAACACACTTTTTATTAGTTGAGCTCTTCCTGCATAGGATAATAACAATATTTCACTATAGTAgccaaaaaatattatatattagaTATTTATTCCTCTTGGCTAGttcacattttattttttatttttttgggtggTAGTCCTGCCTACGCTGGTGCATACAAATGCTGCTTTTTGACACAATTGTTTAGGGCTAGGATGatggaaaaatgggagaaattcaaaaatagccatatttataactggtcattcaaaaatagtccagtttcaaaagtaatcaaatttagccactttttatgtaaagataaatctgagcgaaaacactgttcaaaacttggaaaatacgccagtatattatactggagttccagcataagtatgcttgaactccagcatattatactggagttccaggataagtatgctggaactccagcataatatgatggagttccaacataagtacactagaactccagcataatatactggagttccagcaagtataattgtccagtataatatactggagtttggagcacacacaggtgcaccgaactccagtatattatgctggatcggtctctgttacaacaaaatagtggttattttttattgatttcgtaaacgctgactatttttgagtGATCAGTCCGATAACTGGCTATATCATGCTATTTTTACTAGAAAAACGGGCTGATAAAAGCAACCCACTAGACTATTACTAACTGCTAACCTTTGTTTGGTCCACGTGGCATATAGTGGGCTCCCCAAGGAAAGAGGTGGCTGTCCGTTTCGTATTGTAGGCCTCTCCCAACCAAAACCAACAAAATAGCATTGTtggcaaataaaagaaaaaacattTTACAGTGTCGCACATTTTCAAGATTCAAGGCCGTGCACTCTTCCTCCTTTCTTTAGCTACCAAACAAAAGGTGCAGTGCTGGAGTTGGTCATTTTTCATAGCAGAGATACCTAAACGGATCAATTTTTATTGCAGAAATATTTAAGCAAGTCATTTTTTATAACATCCACATGTATTGATGTTAAGGCAGGATTATTGAATAGATATTAACAAAAAGGTAATAAGGAATTTTCATTGGGGAATGAAGGGGGAATGGATTTTTGGCCAGAATTTCTAGCAAGCAGTTGGGGTAAAGAATTTGTGGCTGGTGGATTTGGAGGAATAGCTGGTGTCATTTCTGGCTATCCACTCGACAGCATTAGAGTTCGACAGCAGAATTCTAAGTGCGGTTCTGCTTTTCGAGTTTTTCGCAATGTTGTTGCCACAGAAGGTCCCCTGTCTCTCTACAGGGGAATGGCTGCACCTCTTGCCTCCGTCACATTTCAGGTCATTCTTCTTCCTCCTTTTGATAGTCTTTTTACGCGAAATTTGCCACACTTGAAGATAGAGTTCTTAAATGATATGGTTGTCAGtacaaatattatttttattgtatGTTTGTGCCTGAAGGCggtcttggcgtaactggtaaagttgttttcatgtgaccaggaggttgagaaacagcctcttgcataAATGcaggtaagactgcgtacaaaaGAACATTGTGGTCAGGCCCTTtctcggaccccgcgcatagcgagaGCTTAATGCACTGGGCTGCCAACCACTCCGTCTCTTCATTGTGCAAGAAGGaatttgatttttgaatttgaatttggctTTATTCTTACAATATGAAAAAATTGCTCTCCTCCCTATTGCAGAATGCCATGGTATTTCAGATCTACGCAACGCTATCACGGGCATTCGACAGAGATATTCCAGCCAGCGACCCACCTTCGTACAAAGGAGTTGCTTTGGGTGGCACTGTGGCCGGAGCAATACAAAGCCTAATTATCAGCCCTGTGGAATTGGTTAAAATCCAACTACAATTGCAAAGCAAAAACCATAAATACAACAATCAAACAATTAGTCTCAAGGGTCCAGTAGATGTCACAAGAAGAATATTCAGACAGGAAGGTTGGAGGGGGGTATACCGCGGGTTAACCATTACTGTCCTCAGGGATGCACACTCTCACGGTTTGTATTTCTGGGCATACGAGTATACTAAAGAGCAACTTCACCCTGGCTGTCGCAAGAACGGTCAAGAGAGCTTTCAAGCAATGCTCATAGCAGGTGGTCTAGCAGGAGTTGTTAGCTGGATAAGCTGCTATGCACTAGATGTTGTTAAGACCAGACTCCAAGCTCAATCACAGTCTAAATCTGCAAAATATCACGGTATTGTTGATTGCTTTAGGCGAAGTATGAGAGAAGAGGGGCACGGTGTGCTCTGGCGAGGTGTGGGAACTACAGTTGGCAGAGCATTTTTAGTGAATGGGGCTATATTCACTGCCTATGAAACTGCCTTGAGGTTCTTtttcagcaacaacaacaataatcacGCAAACATTGAGACTGAAAATACATTCTGATACAGAACTAGTCATTGAGGTGTATCACCTCATTAGTTTATTCGATGGCGTTACTTCACTAAAATACTCCTAGCTTTTTGAAAAGAAAACGCAAGATCCTAAGTAGGGCTGTGATATGATGATTGTTCACTACACACAGCAATAAACATGTAAATGAATTAACATACCTCCACAGTGTGACAGTCACAGTCGTTTCAAGTCACAAACGCCTGAAGTATAAGCATATATGCCTGAAGTTCAATCTCAAATATCACATGCCAACGACAAGTTGCAGTTGAAGCTGTTAGAGATACTACTGATGCAGATGATAGAGCAGTTGTCACGTGAAGGCTCATTGCCCAGTATACGGAGGAATCATCATGTATAGCTCACGTAGGAGTCCTAGTATGAGTTACACAAATATTCTAGAAGCCAACTCTTATTAACCTTCCTGTGTATATCTAAAGACAATTGTACATCTAGAGTAGGAATCTGGAGCTACAACATGGTGTTTGATACCCAAATGTATTTCATCTCAACCATGTACAATCAGTAACAAGCAACATGAAAAGAGTCTCATCAGTTCTATTACTTCTTCAGAAACTACTAGTTGCCAAAATAAAGTGACTTCGGATCATTGCAACCTGGATACTGATCTGATTGCATCTTTATTTGTGAGTTGTTTGAAGGAAAAACCTAATAGTGCAGTGAGAAGTGTTATTGATCTTGTGAGATAGAAGTTTGAACATGTTATTTCATACAGAAAGGCTTGGAAACAAGCACTTCAAATGATTTAATGAACAAGTTTTTAATCCTTTGCGGAGTTAGTAAATGAATGCCATTCTACAACTTCAGATATGTAGTTAGGCTTTGACAAGTGAAACTTGCAAAAATTTATGAACTTCGGCTATGGGTCTTGAAATCGGGTATCTGTGCACTTGCCCCAATTAGCTAGCCCGACAAAAGGTGATACGCCATCTCCTAATGAAGCAAAATGAAGACTATTGCTTGTATCCTTCATCTGGATTTTACTTTATCAAGATGTTCCTCCTTTACCTCTTTCATGTCTTCCTCCTCATTATCCTCATTCCAGCTAATTATTACGCTGCCTAAATTTTAATTGTAGGTAAGTCTCTCTATTAAGTATGAGTTGTTAACAAAAGTGAGCAAGCTTATTAAGCCTCTAAAAAAGTTTTACGCCATCAGCaacttagttcattttatatcatctGATTTGAGTGCAAATGAAGATTCAGAAATCTTAGATGAGTAGTAAACTAGAGAATCAAATGAATATCAACTTCCTATTTACTCTCCCAAATTTAGTTGCGCAAAACAAGTTAGGAAACATATAGCATTAATTAAAATCATGATTCAAAGATGAGACATAGTTTGATTTAGAATTTCAAAGATGTATTTTGTGTCAATGATCAACTCACCTCAAGTGAAGGCTGGCCTCGTCACCCAGAACCTGTGGGCTGTGGGGTCACTAGAAAACAATGTATGGGCATATGATTGGTCGTTTCTTACATTAGCCCGCTCCCATCAAAATTGCATTATTAAGGTATGATTATTGAATAGATATAAGAAAAGGTAATAAGGCGGAGAGTTGAAGTAGAAGATAGGTGCTCTTGATTGGGGAATGCAGGGGGCATGGATTTTTGACCAGAGTTTCTGGCAAGCAGTTGTTTGTGGCGGGTGGATTCGGAGGAATAGCTGGTGTCATTTCTGGTTATCCACTCGACAGCAGAATGGTTCCGCTTTCAGCGTATCATGTCGTCGCCACAGAAGGTCCCCTGTCTCTTTACAGGGGAATGGCTGCTCCGTCGCCTTCCAGGTCATTCTTCTTCCTCCTTTCGATACTCCTTTTACACGAATTTTGTTACAGCATACGGATTATGATTTTCATTTAACATGTCAAATGCGACGAGTTATGAGGTTGTATTCATGACTTCAGCTAAACGTCAGTAAACAATGTAAGAGAGACTTGACTGCAGCCTGCATCGATTTTGCCTGCATGGAAATTATACCATAAATAATTTGCATATCCTAGTAAGACATTTTTTGATACGTCAATTTTGAGTATTTCCATAATCGTTTCCGCAAATGTCCGGTCATCTACTACCTAGCAAGTCACTACCAGTTCGTGTCTTGCACCTATTTTGCTGTCTCAGCAACTTTTTCGTGCTGACTCAGACACATATTTAAAagtgaaaagatttcattaaaattttctgattttaaaaaaaatggagtTCATATAATCTCTAATTCCAAAAAATAAATGTTATCTTAGTGATCTAATATGCATAAAGGTATATTTACAGGACAACTTTAAACCTACTCTCAAACTTAAGGGACCTTTTATGTCATTTCTTATGCTTCTCATGAAGGAGTTATTTTGTGTGATAAAGAGGAAAATGTGAGTGGATTTATTCGTATAAAGCAAACAAAAGTGAATATACTGAGTCATTTCTATAACTTTACTAAGCCATTTCAAAAGGTTATATGCCCTGTGCATCTTCGTAGAGGACAtacttgttgggaataaacccttaccaaaataatattcacggtaataaagcggaataataatgtagcaccgagatacggtaattaacaagaataaaagagtaacaatgacaccaagatttttacgtggaaaacccttctgaataagggaaaaaaccacgaccccgagaggagcaactgatatcactatagtaaggaattttacactttgtaggtcggagataaatactccaaagaccactacaatactcaaaagaaataaccctcttttgatattcccacctcactacaatatcgctcattCTGTATTTTcctcacaaactattttcttatatcttgtctgtgaaacctcactctttctttctctctttgttggtgtgaagaaatgagagttgaagctctccttttatagccaaagcttcaccctctaaagcctacaatatttgacaatttacacacacttttcacaattcaacaaagttggctaccaaaccaaagaaattcaacaaggttggctaccaaccaaaccaagtcaacaaggttggctaccaaaccaaagaaaactcttattaggcacatgcctaatacttcttcaatgagatggacatcatcaatctccccctccagtctcattcatccagaggaggtagcactgtcttctagtttgagtgcatgccgacaagttctttgcattgctcgaacttgttccttggtaccaccttggtcagcatatctgcgggattctcatttgtagaaatcttcaagacttttagagattcatcatctaccatttctcgaatccaatgatatctcacatcaatgtgtttggtccttgcatggtacatagagttcttgctaaggtctattgcactttgactgtcacaatagacgacatactccttctgatgcaatccaagctcttgaaggaatcgcttgagtcatatcatctccttgccagtttctgtagcggcaatgtactctgcttcagttgttgaaagtgcaacgcacttttgcaacttagactgccatgatatagctccccctgaaaatgtaaacaaatatccagtagtggattttctgttgtcaatgtcacccgccatatcagcatctgtatagcccttcaagattggatcagatcctccaaagcacaaacaatctcccgtggtacctctcaggtacctgagtatccacttgactgcttcccaatgttcctttccaggattttcaagaaacctgctgacaacaccaactgcgtgagcaatatcaggtctagtacataccattgcatacatcaagcttccgactgctgaagaataaggaactttagccatgttccctttctcctccactgttgtaggacacatcttctgactggcttagcattcttcatgttgaagcgttctagtacacgttcaatgtacttctcctgagatagccacaactttctacttgttctctctcgaactatcttcatccctagaacTTGTTGtgttgggcccaagtccttcatatcaaatgacttggacagatctcctttcaactttgctatcaaccccttgtcttttcctacaattaacatgtcatccacatacaacaacaatataataaagttattctcagaaaatcttttgaagtatacacatggatcaaaataggtctttaggtatgtttgacttttcatgaatgagtcaaacttcatgtaccactgccttggtgcctgcttcaatccataaagactcttattcaatttgcacaccatgtgtttctttccagctacttcaaatccttctggctgctccatataaatctcctcttccaaatctccatgaagaaatgcagttttcacatccaactgctccacttcaagatctaggctagctgctaagctcaaaattgttcgaatagaagtcattttgaaaacaggtgagaaaatttcgtcaaaatcaatacctttcttttgttcgaagcctttaactaccaatcgagctttgtatctgaccagcttgccatttccatcttttttgagtttaaagacccatttgcatttgagtggtcttttaccctttggaagttcaaccagcttgtatgtgctatttttctgtagagatttcatctcttcttgcatagctttcatccactggttcttttctggatgggacaacacctccttaagactttttggctccccctcatcactgatgaggacatactctgtggaagggtacctgcatgactctacccttggcctctctgatctcctcagaggttgaggttgtccTTCTCCCTGAatggggtgctccacttcctcgacaccttcatcaagttgctccccctggtcaataacctcaccaggttgctccacCTGATCGGCAACCTCGTTGGttgtactttctgcacttgtgggattgttagaagtagaaggaatagtaacaaagttaggaattataccattcttcgccttttctaacatatcagcagcagttccaacttcactttctcggaagactacatctctgcttctgatgaccttcatctttacaggatcccacagtctgtacccgaactcttcatctccatatccgataaatatacagggaacagatttatcatccagctttgttctctgctcttttggtacatgtgcaaaagctctgcaactgaacaccttcagatgcgagtaggacacctccttgttggtccaaactctctctgggatttcaaacgccaacggaactgatggactcctattgatcaggtaacaggctatctgaactgcttcaccccagaatgacttaggcagtttagccattctgagcatgcttctcaccttctccacaatggtgcggttcatcctctcggctacaCCATTGTGTCGTGGGGTTCCAGGAattgtcttttcatgtctgatcccatgacttgaacaatactcttcaaattaccttgaagtgtactcacctccattgtcacttcggaggcgctttagctttcgacccgtctccctttctactagagcatgaaatttctggaaaacttgaagcacctaatctttggttttcaaaatataaacccataattttc belongs to Nicotiana tabacum cultivar K326 chromosome 6, ASM71507v2, whole genome shotgun sequence and includes:
- the LOC107803655 gene encoding mitochondrial arginine transporter BAC2-like, which codes for MDFWPEFLASSWGKEFVAGGFGGIAGVISGYPLDSIRVRQQNSKCGSAFRVFRNVVATEGPLSLYRGMAAPLASVTFQNAMVFQIYATLSRAFDRDIPASDPPSYKGVALGGTVAGAIQSLIISPVELVKIQLQLQSKNHKYNNQTISLKGPVDVTRRIFRQEGWRGVYRGLTITVLRDAHSHGLYFWAYEYTKEQLHPGCRKNGQESFQAMLIAGGLAGVVSWISCYALDVVKTRLQAQSQSKSAKYHGIVDCFRRSMREEGHGVLWRGVGTTVGRAFLVNGAIFTAYETALRFFFSNNNNNHANIETENTF